In the Ctenopharyngodon idella isolate HZGC_01 chromosome 4, HZGC01, whole genome shotgun sequence genome, one interval contains:
- the dnai7 gene encoding dynein axonemal intermediate chain 7: MPPKDGKSAKKKGGNISKAEKERLQREADEQRLREEEEARLIAEREESERLERERIEQEKQQLLELKDRERREDELNELRQILDENHSAVTEWETECRNKAKWERYMRCDGSPDPSVLPEINSFISLWREDSENQIQRVLQKCALSLQLTDELDFLLSEGPEPCTAQQYRETVLCLQSIILYKLNQATEELLKFANSISDIETGNMQTVVKDDNMTLCLWANLNKNPRFKGYRFEEVGLGFELPKPLAVCDIAVRILHTRYDHLSHHSEREQVQRRRSMMEGILNSPSESAAAVQDGKVEGEGDEGESSKQVEEESRSVRSESRKRSAVSVISAKEGRKSSSIKLLEEGESQMEAIATGLETDQNGSDPSPAELVFDSADIHIVDLQQFTPLGGVFYFDVFHLPPQSRIVKGWEMRELLETGLQVFPYPTEQSRIQSSTSVRLDEHSSTVALLPVGVTVALPDSILFLEDPQVARWDPIGQHWRTDCISETKYDAETRSISFQMNAFYAFTLLQESYANMPFQSWELRPLGQDSALFTITGALTEVSITIKDKQCMLYMEETRDLDHLLGKWMSPSELRKAMKRAGINIFVNEYSDKYVSINSKDPLIEHTVYEQMALMSSAVAFSWSRWNTQCGQEHLVLQACEQLEAEPVAEEAWSLYLLGAQRNQHLKMKEHDSSFSPELAEGSEFHSTFLHMLRQDMSIEGQARVRQSHYLYTDTVQKLLCATRVLTYS, translated from the exons ATG CCACCAAAGGATGGAAAG TCTGCAAAAAAGAAAGGAGGAAACATCAGCAAGGCTGAGAAGGAGAGACTGCAGAGAGAGGCAGATGAACAAAGATTGAGAGAGGAAG AAGAAGCTCGTCTCATTGCAGAACGTGAGGAGAGTGAACGGCTGGAGAGGGAGCGAATAGAACAAGAGAAACAACAGCTACTTGAGTTAAAG GACAGAGAGCGCAGAGAGGACGAGCTGAATGAACTGCGGCAGATTCTAGATGAGAATCACTCTGCAGTCACTGAGTGGGAAACAGAATGCAGGAACAAAGCTAAG TGGGAGCGTTACATGCGTTGTGATGGCAGTCCAGACCCATCTGTGCTGCCGGAAATCAATTCCTTCATCAGTTTGTGGAGAGAAGACTCAGAAAACCAAATCCAGCGGGTCTTGCAAAAGTGTGCTCTGTCTCTTCAG TTGACAGACGAACTGGACTTCCTCTTGAGTGAAGGTCCTGAGCCATGCACTGCTCAACAGTATCGAGAAACAGTCCTTTGTCTCCAGAGTATCATCCTATACAAACTCAACCAGGCCACTGAGGAGCTTCTGAAG TTTGCAAATTCTATTTCTGACATTGAGACTGGCAACATGCAGACTGTAGTCAAGGACGACAACATGACTCTTTGTCTGTGGGCAAACCTCAACAAAAATCCAAG GTTTAAAGGTTACCGGTTTGAGGAGGTGGGACTGGGCTTCGAGCTGCCGAAGCCGCTGGCTGTGTGTGACATCGCTGTTCGGATCCTTCACACACGCTATGACCACCTGTCCCACCACAGCGAGCGTGAACAGGTCCAAAGAAGGAGATCCATGATGGAAGGCATTCTCAATTCGCCGTCTGAGAGTGCTGCAGCGGTGCAAGATGGGAAGGTGGAGGGAGAGGGGGATGAGGGAGAAAGCTCAAAGCAGGTGGAGGAAGAGAGCCGTTCAGTCAGATCAGAGAGCAGGAAGAGG AGTGCTGTGAGTGTGATCTCAGCTAAGGAGGGGAGGAAGAGCTCTTCAATCAAGCTGTTAGAGGAAGGAGAAAGTCAGATGGAGGCAATCGCTACAGGATTAGAAACTG ATCAAAATGGCTCCGACCCCTCACCAGCTGAACTGGTGTTTGACAGTGCTGACATACATATAGTGGATCTGCAGCAGTTCACACCCTTGGGCGGAGTCTTCTACTTCGATGTCTTCCATCTACCACCTCAGTCTCGTATAGTGAAGGGCTGGGAAATGAGAGAG TTGTTAGAGACTGGCCTCCAGGTCTTCCCCTATCCCACAGAGCAGTCTCGCATTCAGAGCTCTACCTCAGTGAGGCTGGATGAACACAGTAGCACTGTTGCCTTATTGCCTGTAGGGGTCACTGTAGCTCTGCCTGACTCAATATTGTTTCTGGAGGATCCTCAAGTGGCACGCTGGGATCCTATTG gtCAACACTGGCGGACAGACTGCATCTCTGAGACAAAGTATGACGCAGAGACCCGCAGCATCTCCTTTCAGATGAATGCATTCTATGCCTTCACATTACTGCAAGAGTCTTACGCTAATATGCCTTTCCAGTCATGGGAGCTGAGGCCTCTGGGCCAAGACTCAGCATTGTTCACAATCACTGGAGCTCTTACTGAAGTCAGCATCACCATCAAG GATAAGCAGTGTATGCTGTACATGGAGGAGACAAGGGACCTGGATCATCTTTTAGGGAAGTGGATGAGCCCCTCAGAACTGAGGAAGGCCATGAAGAGAGCTGGGATCAATATATTTGTGAATGAGTATTCAGACAAGTACGTCAGCATCAACTCAAAG gACCCATTGATAGAACACACAGTGTATGAACAAATGGCCCTAATGTCCTCAGCAGTGGCTTTTTCCTGGAGCCGCTGGAACACACAATGCGGACAAGAGCACCTTGTTCTTCAG GCATGTGAACAGCTGGAGGCGGAGCCAGTGGCTGAGGAGGCATGGTCTCTTTACCTGCTGGGTGCTCAGAGGAACCAACATCTGAAGATGAAGGAGCATGACAGCAGCTTCTCTCCTGAACTGGCCGAGGGCAGCGAGTTCCACTCCACCTTTCTGCACATGCTCAGACAGGACATGAGCATCGAGGGACAAGCTAGAGTTCGTCAGTCTCACTATCTCTACACAGACACCGTACAGAAGCTCCTCTGTGCAACACGTGTCCTCACATATTCCTGA